The following is a genomic window from Longimicrobiaceae bacterium.
GCCTCGAGGCCGCCCGCGCTTCGTTACGTACACGTGTGGTTGGGGCTCCGCTCAGGATTCCGCGGCCCGCCTCGATCCAATCCACCCCTCGACGCGCGCCAGGAAGGTGCGAACGTTGATGGGCTTGGCGACGTAGTCGTCGCACCCGGCCTCCATCACCCGCTCCCGGGCGCCCTCCATGGCGGTGAGCGCCACGATGGGGATCTGCCGGAACTCCGGGTTCGCGCGGAGCCTGCGCGTCGCCTCGAAGCCGTCCAGCTCCGGCATCATGATGTCCATCAGGATCAGGTCGGGCGAGGACGCAAGCGCGGTTTCCACCGCCTCCCGCCCGTTGGCCGCCACCTCGACGCGGTAGCCGAACGCGTCCAGCAGCGCCCGAAGCGCGTCCCGGCTGTCCTCGTGGTCCTCGGCGATCAGGATCATGGGCGTGGAATCTCGGTCCGGGTCCATGGCCGGTACGCTCACGCCCTGCTGCCGGAGACGTGCGTGGAAGGCGCGGATGCGGTCTGGCGCGCGGACGGGTTCGGCCGGGAGAGTGGGGGCATGGGGCACGGACAGGGCTCGGAGCGGGGATGAGGGCAAGAAACGCTTTGCTGCGGCTCTGTAGCGGTTTGGCAAAACGCGTGCCGAAAGTATCGATACGCCGGGGCGTGCCACGCCACTTCCCCTGTCGCCGCACGTGGACGCCGGGTAACTTCGCCCGGTCGCCGCACGCACAGGTCCTCCGCCCCCTCCCGCATATGCCGACTGCACACCTCACCCGCAAAGTGCGCTTCTCCGCCGCGCACCGGTACCACCGCCCGGAGTGGAGCGCGGAGCGCAACCGCGAGGTCTTCGGCCCCTGCGCCAACCCGCACGGCCACGGGCACAACTACCTGCTGGAGGTGACGGTGGCGGGGGAGGTGAACCCGGAGACGGGCTTCAGCGTCGACCTGGGGGTGCTGGACGGGGTGTTGCGTGAGGAGGTTCTGGAGCCGCTGGACCATCAGCACCTGAACCACGTGGTGCCGGAGTTCCGGGAGGGGGGGATGATCGCCACCACCGAGAACATCCTGGTACTGCTCTGGGAGAGGATCGCGCCGCGGCTCGGGGAGGGGAGGCTGGTGCGGCTGCGGCTGCACGAGGAGGAGAGCTTCTACGTGGACTACTACGGGGGGTGAAAATGAAACGGGGGACGCCAATGGCGCCCCCTGTCGTCTCCACCCGTCCACGATCCGTTGCTACACTGCGCTGCCGGTGCAGTCCCCCGGGGCGATCACGCTGATCGTCCGGGTATCGTCGATCCGGAAGGAACGCAGCTCCGGGATGCTGCGGGGGGTTGCGCAGACCGTGAAGGTGCTCGCGTCCCCGGTGATGCGGAAGTCGTAGTGCCGGGCGGTTCCGACCGGCTCCGCCGAGCCCTCCAGGTCCA
Proteins encoded in this region:
- a CDS encoding response regulator → MILIAEDHEDSRDALRALLDAFGYRVEVAANGREAVETALASSPDLILMDIMMPELDGFEATRRLRANPEFRQIPIVALTAMEGARERVMEAGCDDYVAKPINVRTFLARVEGWIGSRRAAES
- a CDS encoding 6-carboxytetrahydropterin synthase, which gives rise to MPTAHLTRKVRFSAAHRYHRPEWSAERNREVFGPCANPHGHGHNYLLEVTVAGEVNPETGFSVDLGVLDGVLREEVLEPLDHQHLNHVVPEFREGGMIATTENILVLLWERIAPRLGEGRLVRLRLHEEESFYVDYYGG